The Tachysurus vachellii isolate PV-2020 chromosome 23, HZAU_Pvac_v1, whole genome shotgun sequence genome segment ctcaatgaaggaggcatggcctcggTGTCTGTCAGCCTCAacgaaggaggcgtggcctctgtgtctctcagtctcgatgaaggaggtgtggcctctgtgtctgtcaatctccatgaatgaggtgtggcctctttgtcTGTCAGTTTctatgaaggaggtgtggcctctgtgtcagtctcaatgaaAGAGGCAtgacctctgtgtctgtcagtctcgatgaaggaggtgtggcctatgtgtcagTCTCAattaaggaggcgtggcctcagtgtctgtcagtctcaacgaaggaggcgtggcctctgtgtctctcagtctcgatgaagaaggtgtggcctctgtctcagtctcaattaaggaggtgtggcctcggtgtctgtcagtctcaacaaaggaggcgtggcctctgtgtctctcagtctcaatgaaggaggtgtggcctctgtgtctgtctcaatgcaggaggcgtggcctctgggCTCTCCTCAGCACTAACGCTGTTGACAATTTCATCTGAACTGTTTTGAAACAGATTCGCTGTTATTGATGTAATTAAATCTTTTATGAAGGGAGATCGTTGATCAGGTTTAGAGATACACATTCTCATCCCTGCTGCGTCTCATCATCTCTAATCTTCAGAATGAGTTTGTTTCATCAGGAATGTTGATGAGTAACTCAGGAACTTCAGTAACTTAGACATAACGTTACAGTGGTACAGCTGTACATTAAAGATATGGCCCAGGGCAATGAGACAGAAGATTGCTAAGTAGTGCCACTACAGGAGGGTTAATGAAACACAGCTGCAGGTTCGCTCTCTCGACAGCTTTTTATTAAACGGCTGGATAAACCGCACTGTTTTCTCATTATTAACACAGGAACCCCGCTGAGAGCAGCAACCAATTTCAAAATTCTTAAATGCTCTTATTATTAAAGTACAGGATGCTAAAACAGCCCGAGGGACAAGCTGTATGCTGATTTCTCACCAATATAATGAGCTGAAGTGCTGCTGAGACCAGGAACTGCCCGAGACTCATGCACATCCAACTGAGAAGGATTTTAGTTACAGAAAAAGCACCagagaaggaaataaaacaaataaaacagataaaatgaGAAGTTATAACTTCTACAggtattattttcttataataaacactaacTTTTTTTATAAGTGACATCAATGTGATTAAACACTCAAACAGCcaaggggcgtggcctaataTTCTATGATTGACAGCCCTCTATCTGAGAAACCTGGCCTCTAGAGTGGGGATGTTTTTAGTTTtgcaaaagaataaaatgtgccaaacatcaggacacacacacacacacacacacacacacacaggtttcatCTTAAAGTCTCTAATCCAGATTCATTATCCAAACCGTGCTGTTTCTGCTGTTCACTCAAACACTTTAATGAGACTATAACAGTgggagttacacacacacattaaagctTTATaacagaaacaccaaacacatgtgtgtgtatgtgtgtgtgtgtgtgtgtgtgttcactttgctTTGTGTTCATACACAGATCTGGAGTGTAATAGAGAACATaacctcacactcacagacacacaaagaatgcattaaacacttaaacacacacacacacacacacacacacacacacacacacacacactcagagacttCAGGGGCACAAATCTATGTGTTTTAATGCCTTCTGCCTTCTGTAGACTCCTGCAATACTTAAACATTTTCTTGAGAATGGAAAGAGTagctctgtctgtttgtctgtctgtaaagCAGAAcaacagtaatatataataacattcactcatcttctaccgcttatccgaactacctcgggtcacggggagcctgtgcctatctcaggcgtcatcgggcatcaaggcaagatacaccctggacggagtgccaacccatcacagggcacacacacacactctcattcactcacacaatcacacactacggacaattttccagagatgccaatcaacctaccatgcatgtctttggaccggagaaggaaaccggagtacccggaggaaacccctgaggcacggggagaacatgcaaactccacacacacaaggtggaggcaggaatcgaacccccaaccctggaggtgtgaggagaacgtgctaaccactaagccaccgtgaccccatataataacaatataatataaataataaaacagagcaATGAGCGAAAGAAATCACACAGCCTGCTGTCGCCATCTGTTGGttacatcatgcacacacagacacacacacacacaaaacacacacatctgtgtgtgtatgtgtttgtgttagtttgtgtgtgtgtgtgaattttaaacagataaaagtaAGCATTCTGCAACATGATTCTAttggtttagatttttttctgtttttaaaatgaaactaaaagCTGCAGCTGTATTACTTCACTCTGATAACTcatcagacatacacacacgcacacacacacacacgcacacacacacacacacacacacacacacacacacacacacacagacaaagctCCATCTCGGACTTGTTTGTGTTCAGATTTAAACTCTGTGTTAATGTCTGGAGGTGAGGAGCTTCAGGGTGCATCGTCATGGAGAGTCGTCACGGCATTTTGGAAAACCTTTCTGGCCCAGCGAGAGGGGGAACTGGTTACTGTGGCAACAAGATGTCGCTATGCCAACAGCTGAAACAGTGGATTTCTGCTCTCAAAGGCCTGTTTGTGTCTGGAGAGAAAAGATGAccttaaagacacacacacacattcacatacacttacacacacacacacacacacacacacacacacacacacacacaattacatacacacacattcacacacacttacacagacacacacacacacaatcacatacacacattcacacacacttacacacacacacactcagacacagtcacactcactcttacacagacacacacattcaagagtgtgtgtgggggtgtttggggtgaagtgtgtgtgaggggtgaagagtgtgcatgaggagtgtgtggggtgaagagtgtgtgtggggtgaagagtgtgtgtaagaggtgtgtggggtgaagagtatgtgtgagggtgtgtgtggggtgaaaagtgtgtgtgaggagtgtgtggggctaagagtgtgtgtaaggggtgtgtgtggctaagagtgtgtgtgaggggtgtgtggggtgaaaagtgtgtgtgtgaggtgagtgtgtgtggggtgaagagtgtgtgtgaggggtgtgtgtggtgaaaagtgtgtgtgagggatacacaatacacactacacaacacacactacacagtacacaatTAACAGTACACagcacacactatacagtacacaccacacactgcactgtacaCAATTAAAGctacacagtacacaacacatactacacaattaacactacacagtaaacaacacactctacacagtacacaattaacactacacagtgcacaacacactacacagaaaACGATTaacactacacagtacacactacacagttaacactacacagtaaacaacacactctacacaatacacaattaacactacacagtccacaacacacaatacacaatactaaTTTAAATAGATTCAATTTAActgctacagtatgtgttttatttgtgtgtgtgtgcgcgcgtgtgtgtgtgtgtgtgtgtgtgtacagtgcagtAGGAGTCAATAAGAGCATGTGACGGTGAAAGCAGCTTCTTGTGTGCCTACACCGCCGCCGCTatcccagcatgcactgggCCCTCCATCATATGGACAGCAGCATACAAACAATAGTGCAGTTCTTCTCCcagaccacacagacacacacacacacatacacacacgggtCAGACAAggacaaatgtttgttttatcttaACAAGAACTTAACAAgggtgaaaaagagagaaaaatgggaCAAAAATATGAGatgaaaatatagaaaaaaagaagaagaagaagaagaagagaaccagaaatctgttcatttctaaaacaaaattATGTCCACACAATAAATTGAAGAATATTATTTAGATATAGATTCaggtatttattttgtgtatattattattattattattattattattattattattattattattattagatttttttttttacaaataacaattatgtgtgtgtgtaatcgaTACACATTTAGTCTTAACAACATGCCCTCTTAGACAAAACACGTACTCATTGACattcagcatcacacacacgcacacacacacacacacacacacacacacacacacacacttatagtgTAAATACACACCTCTTGTGAGCATGTCTCTGATTGGTGTATTCAGATGATTGGAAGTACAAGGGGGTGTGGTCTCACAGCCTGAACTTATAaactgtctcagtctctctggttctctggtctgtctctctctctctcactcacactcactgacacacacacacacacacacacacacacacacacacacacacacacacacacccttctctGTTGTGTCACTCTGCTCTGGTTCTCTGGTaagttctctgtctctctctctcgctcactgacacatacacacacacacacacactcattgacacacacacacacacacacccacacacacacacacacacacccttctctGTTCTGTCACTCTGCTCTGGTTCTCTGGTaagttctctgtctctctctctcactcactgacacacacccacccacccacacacacacacacacacacacacatacacacccttcTCTGTTGTGTCACTCTGCTCTGGTTCTCTGGTaagttctctgtctctctctctcactcactgacacacacacacacacacacacacacacacacacacacacacacacacacacacacacacacacccttctctGTTGTGTCACGCTCTGCTCTGGTCTCTGGTAAGTTGTGTATTTTTCTCTGCACACATTTCGGATCAGAGTGAACAGATTAACACTTCTGTATCTTTTTAAACTTCACTATCAGCAATTTCTCTTTCTAAAGCTTTAAACTAGACACAATTTCATCAGCAGagtaaaaaaaaccttaaactaATACATCAACATGTAAGTAACACATTAAAGGCTAAAATAATGCTGTAGTTCCAgtcatgtttaaaatgattaaagtgATATTATTCACACTGATGAAGATCACTGAGGAAGATGATTGGAATCTCTGATGCCTTTATTACTGTTCTCCACTGATATATTGTGTTACTTTGGgtttaaacaatgtttttgatgtttgatttgtgtgtgtgtgtgtgtgtgtgtgtgtgtgtgtgtaagtgtgtaacaaTGTCGGACTTGGAGAACTGCCTGAACACCATCATTCACATCTTTCACAAATACTCCGAgcgagagggaaaaaaacacacactgaagaagAGTGAGCTGAAGGAACTGCTCACACACGAGCTGCCGTCattcacacaggtacacacacacacacacacacacacacacacacacgtgcacacacacacagccctttATAATAATCAGTATTTGTAACAGAAGGCGGAGTCATTTAGGGGAaggaactctctctctccctctctctctctctctctctcgctcgctcactcactcactcactcactcactcactcactcactcactcactcactcactcactcactcactcactcactcattcactcactcactcactcaacaacacacacacacatatatacacacacacattttttctctctctctctctctctctctctctctctctctctctaactcactcacactcacacacacacacacacacacaaactttttctctctctctctttctctctctctctctctctctctctctcactctcttgctctttcacacacacacacacacacacacacacacactctattctctctctctctctctctctctctctctctctctctctcacacacacacacacacacacacacacacttttcctctctctcgctctcttgcacacacacacacaaacacatacacacacacaattacttttcctctctctctctctctctctctctctctctctctctctctctctctctgtctcacacacacacacaaacacatacacacacacactctttcccccctctctctgtagCATATAAAGGACCCGTCCTCATTTGATTCTCTGATGGAGGGTCTCGACACTGATGGAGACGCCGAGTGCGACTTCCAGGAGTTCATGACCTTCATCACCATGGTGACCATCTGCTGCCACAAGTTCTTCGAGCACCACCATGAGGACGAATGAGACGGAGAGAGAAAAGCGAGCACTGGAAATCAaaggagattttattattagtttaatgGCATAGAATCACAATTCATAACTTaggtttatttttgtctttgtgtttctaTTTAGTTGGCTGATTATTCCTGGATTTAAGTGGGTTTGAGtgatttctattattttatgaGTCTAGCTTGGTTTGATTTAGTTTGACTGGTTTTATCTGGTTCTGACTGGATCTGACCGGTTTGGGATACATTATTCTGGATTTGTTTAATAAAGCTAGTTTTAACTGGTTTGCTCTGACTGGTGTTGGCTGGTTTTGACTTATGTAATTAGTTAGAATTAGCTTGTATTGACTGGTTTTAACTGGTTTAAACTGCCTTACACTGGGTTGAAATCAAATGTCTACAAGTTCTTCTGCTGCTTTTATTTAGCAAACTATATCTGATAACTAACTGTAACTTTTCTAacctatatttatttttttagaacaatgacattaataaaatgaatgtaatgaCTGAGACGCACACttccacaaataaaaaaaatacttaaaatacatgaattttagtaataatttatatttctgtcttcAGAGATATAAAACACTCCGGTCTGAGTGAGATGAGATTTTTCACTATtactttaaatgaattgaataatCACAGCGTTAATTCATTTAGTCAGAATAATAAAGTGATAATTATGTTATGACTCTGTGGAAATCCTCATGTTTACCTTTAGCTCAGTGAGACGCTTCTGCTCCTGATATTATCTAATACACTgagcatgaaacacacacaggtcctgTACAATTCTCCTTCAATCCCCATGTCATTTCTAATGCAAGCttgtaaatgataataaaaatcatttcaatacatctgtctgtctgtgtctcagtttgtctgtgtctcagtttgtctgtgtctcagtttgtctgtgtctcagcttgtctgtgtctcagtctgtctgtgtctcagtctgtctgtgtctcaggctgtttgtgtctctgtctgtctgtgtctctgtctgtctgtgtctctgtctgtctgtgtctctgtctgtctgtgtctcaggctgtttgtgtctctgtctgtctgtgtctctgtctgtctgtgtctctgtctgtctgtgtctctgtct includes the following:
- the s100b gene encoding protein S100-B; translated protein: MSDLENCLNTIIHIFHKYSEREGKKHTLKKSELKELLTHELPSFTQHIKDPSSFDSLMEGLDTDGDAECDFQEFMTFITMVTICCHKFFEHHHEDE